A genomic window from Glaciihabitans sp. INWT7 includes:
- a CDS encoding arginase family protein has product MAATFLIVPQWQGSGSSRAMRLAEGASAISGDLPVSATIVVEVPSEAGTDEGSEVLRLSSLRQIRDAQLAALATVSGLAITIGGDCGVDLASIHHAGARHEGMAVVWIDAHADLNTPEESPSRAFHGMVLRTLLGDGPVALIPDSPISAARVILAGTRSLDDGELAYIESAGIPVIAPDALDADSITAALVASGATSVYLHVDLDVLDPAEFGSLGYPEPFGVSLTTLLTVIAAAKAALPLAGAAVTEFAPASADDAADDLGSILRIIGALAS; this is encoded by the coding sequence GTGGCCGCCACTTTTCTCATTGTCCCCCAATGGCAAGGCTCGGGTTCGTCCCGTGCCATGAGGCTCGCGGAGGGGGCTTCCGCGATCAGCGGCGACCTGCCGGTGTCGGCGACCATCGTCGTCGAGGTGCCCTCCGAGGCGGGCACCGACGAGGGCAGCGAGGTATTGCGCCTGAGCTCGCTTCGCCAAATAAGAGATGCGCAGTTGGCCGCGCTCGCCACCGTGTCCGGCCTGGCGATCACGATCGGCGGCGACTGTGGCGTCGACCTCGCCTCCATCCACCATGCCGGAGCACGGCACGAGGGGATGGCGGTGGTCTGGATCGACGCCCACGCCGACCTCAACACCCCGGAGGAGTCTCCGTCGCGAGCCTTCCACGGCATGGTGCTTCGCACGCTCCTCGGCGATGGTCCGGTGGCGCTGATACCCGACTCGCCGATCTCGGCGGCGCGGGTGATCCTCGCCGGCACACGCTCGCTGGATGACGGCGAACTCGCGTACATCGAGTCCGCGGGCATCCCGGTCATCGCCCCCGATGCCCTCGACGCGGACTCCATCACCGCCGCCCTGGTCGCGAGCGGCGCGACCTCTGTCTACCTTCACGTGGATCTCGACGTGCTCGACCCCGCCGAATTCGGCTCTCTCGGCTACCCCGAGCCGTTCGGCGTCTCCCTCACCACTCTGCTCACGGTGATCGCCGCGGCCAAGGCGGCCCTACCGCTGGCCGGAGCCGCGGTCACCGAGTTCGCCCCGGCATCGGCGGATGACGCGGCCGACGATCTCGGCAGCATCCTGCGCATCATCGGGGCGCTCGCGAGCTGA
- a CDS encoding PspA/IM30 family protein: MAKQSILGRIAQMAKANINALLDSAEDPKMMLDQMVRDYTSSISEAESAVAQTIGNLRLLEQDYTEDVDNAADWGRKALAASKKGDELRAAGNPADADKFDNLAKVALGRQMASEKEAKDAEPTIASQTAVVDQLKRGLDAMRTKLSQLSSKRDELIARSKTVEAQTQVQDAVKSIDLTDPTSEISRFEDKIRRQEATVLGRQELAASSLDAQFEQLDASDDSIELDARLAALKAGAPAPSAIEQ; this comes from the coding sequence ATGGCAAAGCAGTCAATTCTCGGACGCATCGCTCAGATGGCCAAGGCCAACATCAACGCGCTGCTCGATTCGGCCGAAGACCCGAAGATGATGCTCGATCAGATGGTTCGTGACTACACGAGCAGCATCTCCGAGGCGGAGAGCGCGGTGGCCCAGACCATCGGCAACCTCCGCCTGCTCGAACAGGACTACACCGAAGACGTCGACAACGCCGCGGACTGGGGTCGCAAGGCGCTGGCGGCCAGTAAGAAGGGCGACGAACTGCGCGCGGCGGGCAACCCTGCAGACGCCGACAAATTCGACAACCTGGCGAAGGTGGCGCTCGGTCGACAGATGGCCTCGGAGAAGGAGGCGAAGGACGCCGAGCCGACCATCGCCTCCCAGACCGCGGTCGTCGACCAGCTCAAACGCGGCCTCGATGCCATGCGCACCAAGCTGAGCCAGCTGTCGTCGAAGCGTGACGAGCTGATCGCCCGGTCGAAGACCGTTGAGGCGCAGACTCAGGTGCAGGATGCGGTCAAGTCCATCGACCTCACCGACCCCACGAGCGAGATCAGCCGCTTCGAGGACAAGATCCGTCGCCAGGAGGCGACAGTCCTCGGCCGCCAGGAGCTCGCGGCCTCGAGCCTCGATGCCCAGTTCGAGCAATTGGATGCCTCGGACGACTCGATAGAGCTCGACGCCCGGCTCGCCGCCCTCAAGGCCGGTGCGCCGGCCCCCTCGGCGATCGAGCAGTAG
- a CDS encoding NADPH-dependent F420 reductase — protein MTTIGIIGAGNIGSQVARKAVENGYDVVISNSRGPETLTELVAELGPKATAGTAIQAAEAADVAVVTVPLKAYADVPVEPLAGKIVIDTNNYYFERDGHIDALDAGETTVSGMLQEHLPTSRVAKGFNHITAADITADGFPKGDPKRRALATSSDFADASDFVTKLYDEFGFDTVNIGPLSESWRVERDRPAYGSRQNVAELEANLAKAPRTI, from the coding sequence ATGACAACTATTGGAATCATCGGAGCAGGAAACATCGGCAGCCAGGTCGCCCGCAAGGCGGTCGAGAACGGCTATGACGTCGTCATCAGCAATTCTCGGGGACCTGAGACCCTGACGGAACTCGTGGCCGAGCTGGGGCCGAAGGCCACGGCGGGCACCGCCATCCAAGCCGCCGAGGCTGCGGACGTCGCTGTCGTCACCGTGCCGCTCAAGGCCTACGCAGACGTGCCCGTCGAGCCGCTCGCCGGCAAGATCGTGATCGACACCAACAACTACTACTTCGAGCGCGACGGTCACATCGACGCCCTCGACGCCGGCGAAACGACTGTCAGCGGCATGCTGCAGGAGCACCTTCCCACCTCCCGGGTCGCCAAGGGCTTCAACCACATCACCGCCGCCGACATCACCGCGGACGGCTTCCCGAAGGGCGACCCGAAGCGGCGCGCTCTCGCGACGTCCTCCGACTTCGCGGACGCCTCGGACTTCGTGACGAAGCTCTACGACGAATTCGGCTTCGACACCGTGAACATCGGGCCGCTCTCCGAGAGCTGGCGCGTCGAGCGCGACCGCCCGGCATACGGCAGCCGGCAGAACGTCGCCGAGCTCGAGGCGAACCTGGCGAAGGCACCCCGCACGATCTGA
- a CDS encoding crotonase/enoyl-CoA hydratase family protein — MTDTTPESPRITVERDGHVLLIGFNRPEKRNAADFALLQELALAYGELERDPELRAGFVFAHGEHFTGGLDLADVAPRIGAEGLQTVPDGGIDPWQVSGRQLGKPVVIAVQGTCLTLGIELMLASDIAVAAASTRFGQIEVARGILPFGGATIRFPRAVGWGNAMRWILTGDQFDAAEAHRIGLVQEVVPDGTQYDRGLELAHRIAAQAPLAVQAALSNARLALREGDAAAAAALQPELVRLVHSEDAAIGMTAFVTRTTAEFVGR; from the coding sequence ATGACCGACACCACCCCCGAATCCCCTCGAATCACGGTGGAGCGAGACGGGCATGTGCTCCTGATCGGGTTCAACAGGCCGGAAAAACGCAACGCAGCGGACTTCGCGCTGCTTCAGGAGCTCGCTCTCGCCTACGGTGAGCTCGAACGCGATCCGGAGCTGCGGGCCGGATTCGTCTTCGCCCACGGTGAGCATTTCACCGGCGGTCTGGATCTCGCCGATGTCGCGCCGAGAATCGGAGCGGAGGGCCTGCAGACCGTTCCGGATGGCGGCATCGATCCCTGGCAGGTCTCCGGCCGGCAGCTCGGCAAGCCCGTGGTCATCGCCGTGCAAGGCACCTGCCTCACCCTCGGAATCGAGCTGATGCTCGCGAGCGACATCGCGGTCGCCGCGGCATCCACCCGGTTCGGGCAGATCGAGGTCGCCCGCGGAATCCTGCCCTTCGGCGGCGCCACCATCCGCTTTCCCCGCGCGGTCGGCTGGGGAAACGCGATGCGCTGGATCCTCACCGGCGACCAGTTCGACGCGGCGGAGGCACATCGCATCGGCCTGGTGCAGGAGGTCGTGCCGGACGGCACACAGTACGACCGAGGGCTCGAACTCGCCCACCGCATCGCGGCTCAGGCCCCACTCGCGGTGCAGGCCGCCCTCTCCAACGCGCGACTCGCTCTGCGCGAGGGTGATGCCGCGGCCGCGGCCGCGCTCCAACCCGAACTCGTGCGGCTCGTACACAGCGAGGATGCCGCGATCGGCATGACGGCGTTCGTCACGCGCACGACCGCAGAGTTCGTCGGCCGGTGA
- a CDS encoding YgcG family protein, which produces MAALAAPLSAQAQSPVDLGGAYVVDTVNAVGSRGSEITAATDALYASTKLQLFVVYVDSFTGVSDKTAWASSVAKKNGLGANDILLAVATVDRNYSISYGASSPDSSTTDAVETNDIIPALKKSDWVGAAVAAARGYAGESSGGPGGGSDTTAPGTPAPSGSGSALPVVIVIILLALIVLGIVFFVRSRRRRVGGAASAPAGPSQEQLDQKAGSLLVQLDDSLKTSEQELGFAVAQFGTEATTPFSASLATAKSQVAEAFTLRQKLDDSVPETPQQKREMTSRIIELCEAADAELDAQADAFDGLRKLEKTAPQALESVVTDAEAVSTRLATARATLTSLQATFSPAALSSIAGNPDQVAKLLEFIGSAGTTAKTAIASGDSGVAAINVRAAQASIGQTTQLLDSIDTLASSLADARSKLAAAVADTQQDLATARALPATASGSLSQPVAAAEAALAAATTGTGPADPLSSLASLTTANAALDQVLDAVRDQQQKVQSATAQLPTAMSAASSQISAANDFITTRRGGVGSAARTRVSEATRHLETAVGLAASDPVKALAEAAAAQSLAAQALSLAHNDVDSAGGGQGGGQGGSFGGGLGGAILGGLIGGMLSGGGGRGNSGGVFGGGGFGGGGGGFGGGFSGGGFGGSSRSSGGSFGGGGGGGGRSSGGRF; this is translated from the coding sequence GTGGGTTCGCGCGGATCCGAGATCACTGCGGCGACCGACGCACTCTACGCCTCGACGAAGCTCCAGCTCTTCGTGGTCTATGTCGACAGTTTCACCGGCGTCTCCGACAAGACAGCCTGGGCGTCGAGTGTCGCGAAGAAGAACGGACTCGGCGCGAACGACATCCTGCTCGCGGTTGCCACGGTGGATCGCAACTATTCGATCTCCTACGGAGCATCGTCCCCTGACTCCTCCACGACGGACGCCGTCGAGACTAACGACATCATCCCGGCGCTGAAGAAGAGCGACTGGGTGGGTGCGGCGGTGGCCGCGGCGAGGGGCTATGCGGGAGAATCCAGCGGCGGACCGGGCGGGGGGTCGGATACCACTGCTCCGGGCACCCCCGCTCCGTCCGGAAGTGGTTCCGCGCTTCCCGTGGTGATCGTGATCATCCTGCTGGCCCTCATCGTGCTCGGCATCGTGTTCTTCGTGCGGTCGCGACGGCGGCGCGTCGGCGGTGCGGCATCCGCTCCCGCCGGCCCGAGCCAGGAGCAGCTCGACCAGAAGGCGGGAAGCCTTCTCGTGCAGCTCGACGATTCGCTGAAGACGAGCGAACAGGAGCTCGGTTTCGCCGTCGCCCAGTTCGGCACCGAAGCGACGACTCCATTCAGTGCTTCTCTGGCGACCGCGAAGTCCCAGGTGGCCGAGGCTTTCACCCTGCGTCAGAAGCTCGACGACTCCGTGCCGGAGACGCCGCAACAGAAGCGCGAGATGACCTCCCGCATCATCGAACTCTGCGAAGCCGCCGACGCCGAACTCGATGCCCAGGCCGACGCCTTCGATGGCCTGCGCAAACTCGAGAAGACCGCGCCGCAGGCGCTGGAGAGCGTGGTGACGGATGCCGAGGCGGTCTCGACCCGACTCGCGACGGCGCGCGCGACTCTCACCAGCCTGCAGGCGACGTTCTCTCCTGCGGCGCTGTCCTCCATCGCCGGCAACCCCGACCAGGTTGCCAAACTCCTCGAGTTCATCGGCAGCGCCGGCACGACAGCGAAGACCGCGATCGCCAGCGGAGACTCCGGCGTCGCGGCGATCAATGTGCGGGCGGCCCAGGCCAGTATCGGCCAGACCACGCAGCTGCTCGACTCGATCGACACGCTCGCGTCCAGCCTCGCGGATGCCCGAAGCAAGCTCGCCGCCGCGGTGGCCGACACCCAGCAGGACCTCGCTACCGCGCGAGCCCTCCCGGCCACGGCATCCGGCTCTCTCAGTCAGCCGGTAGCGGCCGCCGAAGCTGCGCTCGCCGCCGCGACGACCGGCACCGGCCCCGCCGATCCACTGTCGAGTCTCGCCTCGCTCACCACCGCCAACGCGGCGCTCGACCAGGTGCTCGACGCGGTGAGGGATCAACAGCAGAAGGTGCAGTCCGCGACCGCACAGCTTCCGACCGCCATGAGCGCCGCCTCCAGCCAGATCTCGGCGGCCAACGACTTCATCACGACGCGCCGTGGCGGGGTCGGCAGTGCTGCGCGAACGCGGGTCTCCGAAGCCACCCGCCATCTCGAAACCGCCGTCGGCCTCGCGGCCTCTGACCCGGTGAAGGCACTCGCGGAGGCGGCCGCGGCCCAGTCGTTGGCCGCGCAGGCACTCTCCCTCGCCCATAACGACGTCGACTCCGCGGGCGGCGGCCAGGGTGGCGGGCAGGGGGGAAGCTTCGGTGGCGGGCTCGGCGGCGCGATCCTCGGCGGTCTCATCGGCGGCATGCTCAGCGGAGGCGGCGGCCGCGGCAATAGCGGAGGCGTCTTCGGCGGCGGAGGATTCGGCGGCGGCGGCGGTGGGTTCGGCGGTGGGTTCAGCGGCGGCGGGTTCGGCGGCAGCTCACGGAGCTCCGGGGGATCCTTCGGTGGTGGCGGTGGCGGTGGCGGCCGCTCGAGCGGCGGCCGGTTCTAG
- a CDS encoding peroxiredoxin — MRELTRLPAVSLRATFGSNVDLSALSGRTVLYVYPRTGRPGTEAPEGWDVIPGARGCTPEACAFRDHFAELRAAGVTRVFGVSTQDSDYQSEAVERLSLPFALLSDPGLLLADALDLPTFVAGAETFYRRLTIVANGSTIERVFFPVDDPQNHASQIVEWLGSRE; from the coding sequence GTGAGGGAACTCACCCGGCTTCCTGCGGTGAGCCTGCGGGCCACCTTCGGGTCGAATGTCGACCTCTCCGCCCTCAGCGGTCGCACCGTGCTCTATGTCTATCCGCGTACCGGACGTCCCGGCACCGAAGCGCCGGAGGGGTGGGACGTGATACCGGGTGCGCGCGGGTGCACGCCGGAGGCCTGCGCGTTCCGTGACCATTTCGCCGAGCTTCGCGCGGCGGGAGTCACCCGGGTGTTCGGGGTGTCGACCCAGGATTCCGACTACCAGTCCGAAGCCGTAGAGCGTCTGAGCCTCCCCTTCGCCTTGCTCTCGGATCCCGGGCTCTTGCTGGCGGATGCCCTCGACCTGCCGACCTTCGTGGCTGGCGCAGAAACTTTCTACCGTCGCTTGACGATCGTCGCGAACGGGTCGACCATCGAAAGGGTCTTCTTTCCCGTCGACGATCCCCAGAACCACGCTTCGCAGATCGTCGAGTGGCTCGGATCGCGAGAGTAG
- a CDS encoding NAD(P)/FAD-dependent oxidoreductase, whose amino-acid sequence MIDTTYDLIVIGAGAVGENIADRAVQDGLTALLVESELVGGECSYWACMPSKVLLRAGIVLRAAKAVGGAAEAVNGGVDVAATFARRDSFTHDWDDESQVKWVEGAGISLVRGHARITGEKQVTVDGTVYTARHAVAVSVGSDPLLPEIPGLAEVSPWTSRDATSAKVAPKRLAIIGGGVVGVEMATAYQSFGTEVTIVARSGLLGTQEPFAGELVTASLEKFGATVLTGVETTSAHRDDDGVTLTLDDGSTLVADEVLVAIGRVPRTGDLGFENIGLTPGDWLEVDDTMRVKGFDWLYACGDVNHRALLTHQGKYQARAAGDVIAARALGTGVHDNRFGKHAATADHEMVPQVTFSDPEVASVGLTAAAAEKAGYDIRVVDYDLGSVAGSAVQADGYEGKARMVVDEKRRVILGVTFVGQDVSELLHAATIAIVGEVPIDRLWHAVPAYPTMNEIWLRLLETYGRP is encoded by the coding sequence ATGATCGACACCACCTACGACCTGATCGTGATCGGCGCCGGTGCTGTCGGCGAGAATATCGCCGACCGCGCGGTGCAGGACGGCCTCACCGCCCTGCTCGTCGAGAGCGAACTGGTGGGCGGCGAGTGCTCCTACTGGGCCTGCATGCCCTCAAAGGTGCTTTTGCGGGCCGGTATCGTGCTGCGCGCCGCGAAGGCCGTCGGCGGCGCTGCCGAGGCGGTTAATGGCGGGGTGGATGTCGCCGCCACCTTCGCTCGTCGGGACAGTTTCACGCACGATTGGGACGACGAGAGCCAGGTGAAGTGGGTCGAGGGAGCAGGCATCTCGCTCGTCCGCGGTCACGCGCGCATCACCGGCGAGAAGCAGGTCACCGTCGACGGCACCGTCTACACCGCGCGGCACGCTGTGGCCGTGAGTGTGGGATCCGACCCTCTGCTGCCCGAGATCCCTGGCCTCGCGGAGGTCTCCCCGTGGACGAGCCGGGATGCCACGAGCGCGAAGGTCGCTCCGAAGCGGCTGGCGATCATCGGCGGCGGAGTCGTCGGGGTGGAGATGGCGACGGCGTACCAGAGCTTCGGCACCGAGGTCACGATCGTCGCGCGCTCCGGCCTCCTCGGCACCCAGGAACCCTTCGCGGGCGAGCTGGTGACGGCATCATTGGAGAAATTCGGAGCGACGGTGCTGACCGGTGTGGAGACCACCTCCGCCCACCGCGATGACGACGGTGTCACCCTCACGCTCGACGACGGCTCGACTCTCGTCGCCGACGAGGTGCTCGTCGCGATCGGACGCGTGCCCCGCACCGGCGACCTCGGGTTCGAGAACATCGGACTGACCCCCGGCGACTGGCTCGAGGTGGACGACACCATGCGGGTGAAGGGCTTCGACTGGCTCTACGCCTGCGGGGATGTCAATCATCGCGCGCTGCTCACCCACCAGGGGAAGTACCAGGCACGCGCCGCGGGCGATGTCATCGCGGCCCGCGCCCTCGGCACCGGAGTGCACGACAACCGCTTCGGGAAGCACGCCGCCACCGCGGACCACGAGATGGTGCCGCAGGTGACTTTCAGCGATCCGGAGGTGGCGTCGGTGGGACTCACTGCCGCCGCCGCGGAGAAGGCCGGGTACGACATCCGCGTGGTCGACTACGACCTCGGTTCGGTGGCCGGCTCCGCCGTTCAAGCCGACGGCTACGAGGGCAAGGCCCGCATGGTCGTGGACGAGAAGCGTAGGGTGATCCTCGGCGTCACCTTCGTGGGACAGGATGTCTCGGAGCTGCTGCACGCGGCGACGATCGCCATCGTCGGTGAGGTGCCGATCGATCGGCTGTGGCACGCGGTTCCTGCGTACCCCACCATGAACGAGATCTGGTTGCGGCTGCTGGAGACCTACGGCCGCCCCTGA